A region of Gracilinanus agilis isolate LMUSP501 chromosome 3, AgileGrace, whole genome shotgun sequence DNA encodes the following proteins:
- the LOC123239671 gene encoding AP-1 complex subunit sigma-2: MQFMLLFSRQGKLRLQKWYVPLSDKEKKKITRELVQTVLARKPKMCSFLEWRDLKIVYKRYASLYFCCAIEDQDNELITLEIIHRYVELLDKYFGSVCELDIIFNFEKAYFILDEFLLGGEVQETSKKNVLKAIEQADLLQEEAETPRSVLEEIGLT, translated from the coding sequence ATGCAGTTTATGTTGCTTTTTAGTCGTCAGGGGAAGCTCCGACTTCAGAAATGGTATGTCCCACTATcggacaaagaaaagaaaaaaatcacaagggAACTTGTTCAAACAGTTTTAGCCCGTAAACCCAAAATGTGCAGCTTTTTGGAGTGGCGAGATCTGAAGATTGTCTACAAAAGATATGCTAGCCTGTATTTCTGCTGTGCTATTGAAGATCAGGACAATGAACTAATTACCCTGGAAATAATTCATCGTTACGTTGAACTACTTGACAAATATTTTGGCAGCGTGTGTGAACTTGATATCATCTTTAATTTTGAGAaggcttattttattttggaCGAGTTTCTTTTGGGAGGAGAAGTTCAGGAAACATCCAAGAAAAATGTACTTAAAGCCATCGAGCAGGCAGATCTGCTACAAGAGGAAGCCGAAACCCCACGTAGTGTTCTTGAAGAAATTGGACTGACATAA